From one Perca fluviatilis chromosome 10, GENO_Pfluv_1.0, whole genome shotgun sequence genomic stretch:
- the slitrk4 gene encoding SLIT and NTRK-like protein 4, producing the protein MLLVLLLAAFSSSISGSLSSSLSSPSMSDGPQMADPSASDLMAETCSACSCMSVENVLYANCEKITVYRPTQLIPPASSLYHLNFQNNFLIVLYPNSFLNFTHAVSLQLGNNKLQNIEGGAFMGMSALKQLHLNNNELKVLRADTFQGIENLEYLQADYNLIKYIEKGAFNKLHRLKVLILNDNLIQALPDNIFRFASLTHLDIRGNRIQRLPYLGVLEHIGRIVELQLDDNPWNCTCDLAPLKAWLENMPYNIFIGEAICETPSDLYGRLLKETNKQELCPMGTGSDFDVRMPPAPPDNGQSPSKMSPTTLAPMATKAPKTTDSSKIYGNGIVAGLPPFGRNRQIVSFQTRTPPLLCPQPCSCKAHPSDFGISVSCQERNIKNLGDLLPKPQNAKKLHLSGNYIRDISPADFQGFEGLDLLHLGSNQIVTVQKGMFSNLTNLRRLYLNGNQLEQLHPEMFLGLTNLQYLYLEYNAIKEILAGTFDSMPNLQLLYLNNNVLRSLPAYVFAGVSLARLNLKNNHFMTLPVSGVLDQLQSLTQIDLEGNPWECSCDLVALKLWLEKLSDGVAAKEVKCASPVQFSNIELRLLKNEILCPKLIARPPFILTSATPVLTSLSPAGVGKAPPGGPVPLSIMILSILVVLILTVFVAFCLLVFVLRRNKKPVGRQEGLGNQECGSMSLQLRRHSHKSGKKGSIPGDDLGGETFIPQTIEHIGKSHTCGIGRSSDMDAGFKFADSQRQKIILRNSADKDKDSLSTLERNKRLSTIDELEEFLPHREPSMFIQNFLDSKRDFNSIGMGGYEIRYPEKTLDKKMKKSSLIGGNHSKIVVEQRKSEYYELKAKLQGTPDYLQVLEEQTALSKM; encoded by the coding sequence ATGCTGCTCGTACTCCTGCTGGCAGCCTTTTCTTCCTCCATCTCCggctccctctcctcctccctctcctccccctccatGTCGGACGGACCTCAGATGGCAGACCCGTCCGCCTCGGACTTGATGGCTGAGACCTGCAGCGCCTGCTCCTGCATGTCAGTAGAAAACGTGCTGTATGCCAACTGCGAGAAGATCACTGTCTATCGACCCACGCAGCTCATCCCGCCGGCCTCCTCCCTATACCACCTGAACTTCCAGAACAACTTCTTAATCGTACTGTACCCTAACTCGTTCCTCAACTTCACCCACGCCGTGTCACTGCAGCTGGGGAACAATAAACTACAGAACATCGAAGGTGGAGCGTTTATGGGGATGAGCGCGTTGAAACAGCTGCACCTGAACAATAATGAGTTAAAGGTGCTGCGAGCAGACACTTTCCAAGGGATAGAAAACTTGGAATACCTTCAGGCTGATTACAATTTGATAAAATACATTGAAAAGGGAGCATTTAACAAACTGCACAGGTTAAAAGTGCTCATCCTGAATGATAATCTCATACAGGCACTTCCAGACAACATATTTCGCTTTGCCTCGCTCACACACCTGGATATAAGGGGGAACAGGATCCAGAGGCTTCCTTATTTGGGGGTTCTGGAGCATATTGGGCGCATTGTAGAGCTGCAGCTGGATGACAACCCCTGGAATTGTACCTGTGATTTAGCACCTCTCAAGGCGTGGCTTGAAAACATGCCCTATAATATTTTTATCGGCGAGGCCATATGTGAAACACCAAGTGACTTGTACGGAAGGCTCCTGAAAGAAACTAACAAACAGGAGCTTTGTCCCAtgggaacaggaagtgactttgATGTTAGAATGCCACCCGCACCGCCTGATAATGGCCAGTCACCCTCCAAAATGTCCCCAACCACTCTGGCTCCCATGGCcacaaaagcaccaaaaaccACTGACTCATCTAAGATTTACGGTAATGGTATTGTGGCTGGTTTACCCCCTTTTGGAAGAAATAGACAGATTGTTTCCTTTCAGACACGGACCCCTCCATTGCTGTGTCCGCAGCCCTGCAGCTGTAAAGCCCACCCCTCTGACTTTGGCATCAGCGTCAGCTGTCAGGAGAGGAATATTAAAAATTTAGGTGATCTCCTTCCCAAACCCCAAAATGCCAAGAAACTTCACCTGAGTGGAAATTACATCCGTGACATAAGCCCGGCTGATTTTCAAGGCTTTGAAGGCTTAGATTTGCTACATCTTGGCAGCAATCAAATTGTCACGGTCCAAAAAGGTATGTTTTCTAACCTAACTAACCTGAGAAGGCTGTATTTGAATGGAAACCAGCTTGAACAGTTACACCCAGAGATGTTTTTGGGCCTCACAAACTTACAGTACCTATATTTGGAATACAATGCCATAAAAGAAATCTTAGCAGGTACATTTGACTCCATGCCGAACCTACAACTCCTGTATCTCAACAACAATGTTCTGCGGAGTCTCCCTGCCTACGTGTTTGCGGGTGTCTCTTTAGCCAGACTGAATCTAAAAAACAACCACTTCATGACCCTACCAGTGAGTGGTGTCTTGGACCAGCTGCAATCATTGACCCAGATAGACCTCGAAGGGAACCCGTGGGAGTGTTCCTGCGATCTTGTCGCCCTCAAACTATGGCTAGAGAAGCTAAGTGATGGAGTGGCTGCCAAAGAGGTGAAATGTGCCTCGCCTGTGCAGTTCTCCAACATTGAGCTGCGCCTCTTGAAAAATGAGATCCTGTGTCCTAAGCTTATTGCGAGGCCGCCGTTTATTCTCACTAGCGCCACGCCTGTTTTGACCTCACTGTCGCCTGCCGGAGTTGGAAAAGCACCGCCGGGAGGGCCTGTGCCTCTCTCCATCATGATCCTCAGCATCCTCGTAGTGCTGATCCTCACTGTGTTCGTGGCCTTCTGCCTGCTAGTCTTTGTCCTGAGGCGGAATAAAAAACCAGTAGGCAGGCAGGAGGGTCTTGGGAATCAGGAGTGTGGCTCCATGTCATTGCAGCTCCGCAGACACAGTCACAAATCGGGCAAAAAAGGCTCCATCCCGGGAGACGACTTGGGAGGCGAGACGTTCATCCCCCAGACAATCGAGCACATTGGCAAAAGCCACACCTGCGGGATCGGACGCTCCTCAGACATGGACGCTGGGTTCAAGTTTGCAGACTCGCAGAGGCAGAAGATCATCCTCCGGAACAGCGCCGACAAGGACAAAGACTCGCTTTCCACCCTGGAGCGCAACAAACGCCTCAGCACCATCGACGAACTCGAGGAGTTCCTCCCCCACCGAGAGCCCAGCATGTTCATCCAGAACTTCCTGGACAGCAAAAGAGATTTCAACAGTATAGGGATGGGCGGGTACGAAATCCGCTACCCGGAGAAAACGCTGGATAAAAAGATGAAGAAGTCGTCGCTGATAGGCGGGAACCACAGTAAGATCGTGGTGGAGCAGAGAAAAAGTGAGTATTACGAGCTGAAAGCCAAGCTCCAAGGAACGCCTGATTACCTGCAGGTGCTCGAAGAGCAGACTGCGCTGAGTAAAATGTAG